The proteins below come from a single Mya arenaria isolate MELC-2E11 chromosome 8, ASM2691426v1 genomic window:
- the LOC128243962 gene encoding uncharacterized protein LOC128243962: MAECERKVADTSDNADSVGGKIIGETDDRVRLCEPCFEEGAEFPAAKFCVECEDYLCETCVQYHRKSKPSKTHELIDSGDRVQGSRKKEGRDIFICSIHQGEIALYCTKHDKLCCSMCVSGVYMMCGDSICKVGDVAEREKEKKEIKTVVEKIKTITVSAQENKQRATTSIVSGTEHFAKEIEELRMTVYEEIARIKTIEMACDSVLREVEKWDILVEDGKQTKANGKFFIVTKLASEQLVILAETLQGLVENNKWKFSSLSLRSLPGYPDEKRAPILLKEIPLTGDPRVRDIFPIGQKIAVADGPGKKRILINVDNPDKWFEIKLPAAPWEIAVNSFGQMYVGFQGQSKIMKYLYPLSDTKNCIEISNGAKRSCIRCHRDVLKIQGLSPFFLQEIDASEKTKANHKMKALPGVSSVEIHSTIDEITGSMFLIGRNLLGLREVTNDGEVKTISLSKPIDKPGGIVLDTNGTFLVSSESDNSVKRLDMDGVLEDFITGLEFEPHGLGLDKQ, from the coding sequence ATGGCTGAGTGCGAGAGAAAAGTAGCGGACACAAGTGATAACGCGGACTCTGTCGGAGGGAAGATTATCGGAGAGACTGATGATCGTGTGAGGCTATGTGAGCCGTGTTTTGAGGAAGGGGCCGAATTCCCCGCGGCCAAGTTTTGTGTTGAGTGTGAGGACTATTTGTGTGAGACATGCGTGCAATATCATCGAAAGTCCAAACCGTCTAAAACACATGAACTGATTGATAGCGGTGATAGAGTGCAAGGTTCCAGGAAAAAGGAGGGAAgagatatatttatctgttcGATTCACCAGGGAGAAATAGCTCTTTATTGTACAAAACATGATAAACTGTGTTGTTCGATGTGCGTTAGCGGAGTTTATATGATGTGTGGAGACAGTATTTGCAAGGTTGGTGATGTAGCTGAGAGAGAAAAAGAGAAGAAGGAAATTAAAACAGTGGTGGaaaagattaaaacaataactgtAAGTGCTCAGGAAAACAAACAAAGGGCGACGACAAGCATCGTATCAGGAACGGAACACTTTGCGAAAGAAATAGAGGAACTGAGGATGACAGTATATGAAGAAATCGCAAGAATTAAGACAATCGAGATGGCCTGTGATTCTGTTTTAAGAGAGGTAGAGAAGTGGGATATCCTCGTTGAAGATGGTAAACAAACGAAAGCGAATGGGAAATTTTTCATTGTCACGAAATTGGCATCAGAACAACTTGTAATTCTGGCTGAAACCTTACAAGGTTTGGTAGAAAACAACAAATGGAAATTCAGTTCCTTGTCGCTGCGGTCATTGCCTGGATATCCAGATGAAAAACGGGCTCCTATTCTTCTAAAGGAGATACCTCTAACTGGTGATCCTAGAGTGAGAGATATTTTTCCAATAGGACAGAAAATAGCAGTCGCAGACGGTCCTGGGAAAAAAAGAATTCTGATAAATGTAGATAACCCAGATAAatggtttgaaataaaactgccTGCGGCGCCTTGGGAAATAGCTGTTAATTCCTTCGGGCAAATGTATGTAGGTTTTCAGGGTCAAtccaaaataatgaaatacttaTACCCTCTTTCAGACACTAAAAACTGCATCGAAATTAGCAATGGCGCAAAACGAAGTTGCATTCGATGTCACCGTGACGTCCTCAAAATTCAAGGTTTAAGTCCCTTCTTTTTACAAGAAATTGACGCTTCTGAAAAAACGAAAGCAAACCATAAAATGAAAGCTCTGCCCGGTGTTTCCTCTGTAGAGATACATTCAACAATCGATGAAATCACTGGATCTATGTTCCTCATCGGCAGAAATCTGTTGGGATTAAGAGAAGTCACCAACGATGGCGAGGTAAAGACAATTTCTCTGTCAAAACCAATAGACAAACCTGGAGGAATCGTGTTGGATACTAATGGTACATTTTTGGTCAGCAGCGAAAGTGATAATAGTGTTAAACGACTGGATATGGACGGAGTTCTCGAGGATTTCATTACAGGTTTGGAGTTCGAACCACATGGACTTGGCTTGGATAAACAATGA